The following coding sequences are from one Humulus lupulus chromosome X, drHumLupu1.1, whole genome shotgun sequence window:
- the LOC133805429 gene encoding probable carboxylesterase 2: MTSLANDIDSTTPEVSIEAFPYLRVYKDGTIERLAGTQVAPTGLDPQTGVVSKDVLVVPQTGVSARLYRPELKTDKPVPLVVYFHGGGFFISSTGDPVYHNSLNKLAAEAQIIVVSVNYRLAPENPLPTAYEDCWEALRWVSSHSVEGGVQSPEPWLKDHVDFDRVFLAGDSAGANVAHHLICRISEQDPSPRLKISGLASIQPYFWGEEPIGSEVHDLVRKTMVDRWWSVVCPSDKGNDDPLINPFAEGAPSLEGLAPCPKILVLVAGKDILRDRGWLYYEKVAKSTWGGTIDIMETPEEDHVFHILNPNSENAKALINRLATFVNQKVI; the protein is encoded by the coding sequence ATGACATCGCTCGCAAACGATATTGACTCAACCACACCAGAAGTCTCCATCGAGGCCTTTCCATACCTGCGAGTCTACAAAGACGGAACCATCGAGAGACTTGCCGGGACCCAAGTTGCACCCACGGGTCTCGATCCTCAAACTGGCGTCGTCTCTAAAGATGTCCTCGTCGTGCCTCAAACCGGCGTCTCTGCCCGACTGTACAGGCCCGAACTCAAAACCGACAAGCCTGTTCCTCTCGTTGTTTACTTTCATGGAGGAGGGTTCTTCATATCTTCAACTGGCGACCCAGTTTACCATAACAGCCTCAACAAGCTGGCCGCCGAGGCCCAAATCATAGTTGTTTCTGTCAACTACAGGCTTGCACCGGAGAATCCTCTTCCGACGGCTTATGAAGACTGCTGGGAAGCGCTCCGGTGGGTGTCTTCACATTCTGTTGAAGGCGGTGTTCAGTCGCCGGAGCCGTGGCTGAAAGATCACGTTGATTTTGACCGGGTTTTCCTGGCGGGAGACAGCGCGGGTGCCAACGTTGCCCACCACCTGATCTGCCGAATATCCGAGCAGGACCCGAGCCCGAGACtgaagatatctgggttggctTCAATCCAGCCTTATTTCTGGGGAGAAGAACCAATTGGTTCGGAGGTCCATGACTTAGTTCGGAAGACAATGGTGGACCGGTGGTGGAGTGTCGTTTGCCCTTCGGACAAGGGAAACGACGACCCTCTCATAAACCCGTTCGCTGAGGGAGCCCCAAGTTTAGAAGGGTTAGCACCTTGTCCCAAGATATTGGTTCTTGTCGCAGGGAAGGACATACTGAGGGATCGAGGGTGGCTTTACTATGAAAAAGTGGCCAAAAGTACGTGGGGAGGCACCATAGACATTATGGAGACTCCAGAAGAGGACCATGTGTTCCATATTCTCAACCCCAACTCCGAAAATGCCAAGGCCTTGATTAACCGTTTGGCTACTTTCGTTAACCAAAAGGTGATCTAG
- the LOC133805430 gene encoding 26S proteasome non-ATPase regulatory subunit 14 homolog, with product MSGMERLQRMFAGAGGALGHPPPDSPTLDSSEQVYISSLALLKMLKHGRAGVPMEVMGLMLGEFVDEYTVRVVDVFAMPQSGTGVSVEAVDHVFQTNMLDMLKQTGRPEMVVGWYHSHPGFGCWLSGVDINTQQSFEALNQRAVAVVVDPIQSVKGKVVIDAFRLINPQTMMLGQEPRQTTSNLGHLNKPSIQALIHGLNRHYYSIAINYRKNELEEKMLLNLHKKKWTDGLTLRQFDSHSKTNEETVQEMLTLAVKYNKAVQEEDELPPEKLAIANVGRQDAKKHLEEHVSNLMSSNIIQTLGTMLDTVVF from the exons ATGTCAGGTATGGAAAGGCTTCAGAGAATGTTCGCCGGTGCCGGGGGAGCTTTGGGCCACCCTCCGCCGGATTCTCCCACTCTCGATTCTTCTGAGCAGGTCTACATCTCATCCCTCGCCCTTCTCAAGATGCTCAAACACG GGAGAGCTGGGGTTCCGATGGAAGTCATGGGTTTGATGCTGGGAGAGTTCGTGGATGAGTACACTGTTCGCGTTGTTGATGTATTTGCAATGCCTCAGAGCGGTACTGGTGTTAGCGTTGAAGCTGTTGATCACGTGTTCCAGACCAACATGCTCGATATGCTTAAACAGACTGGGCG GCCGGAGATGGTTGTTGGGTGGTACCATTCACATCCTGGGTTTGGCTGCTGGCTTTCTGGTGTGGACATTAACACACAACAG AGTTTTGAAGCATTGAATCAACGCGCTGTAGCTGTTGTGGTGGATCCAATTCAAAGTGTAAAAGGAAAGGTGGTGATTGATGCTTTTCGCCTGATCAACCCACAAACCATGATGCTTGGCCAAGAGCCACGTCAAACCACTTCCAATCTTGGCCATCTGAATAAACCATCCATTCAA GCCTTGATCCATGGTTTGAACCGCCACTACTACTCCATTGCTATCAATTACAGGAAAAATGAGCTTGAGGAGAAGATGTTGCTGAATCTTCATAAGAAGAAGTGGACTGATGGTTTAACACTTAGGCAGTTCGATTCTCACTCCAAAACAAATGAGGAGACAGTTCAG GAGATGCTAACTTTGGCGGTTAAATACAACAAGGCAGTACAGGAAGAAGACGAGTTGCCCCCAGAGAAGCTTGCAATTGCAAATGTGGGAAGACAGGATGCGAAGAAGCACCTAGAAGAGCATGTCTCCAATTTGATGTCTTCGAACATCATTCAAACTTTGGGAACGATGCTCGACACTGTTGTCTTCTAG